The Methanofollis sp. genome includes a region encoding these proteins:
- the folP gene encoding dihydropteroate synthase: MQSCAVKGRTVGGGAPVRIMGIINCSPESFFSGSYVPGSAVRDRAFTMIDEGADIVDVGARSTAPGSVPITVAEEIERIETALSELDGSGIAVSVDTMYPEVLEACLRHDIHLINDISGLSNPAYARLAADSDLPVVAMATGRLPGDPKGTKATLAALGQVTERARAAGIEGLILDPAVGRWTPERTYADDWELCRNFGRFKAAGYPILLAISRKSFIGDLIGRPSEERLAATLALTANLLPDADMVRTHDVAATHDAVRVIRHMERSL; encoded by the coding sequence ATGCAATCCTGTGCTGTGAAGGGCAGGACAGTCGGCGGCGGGGCACCCGTCCGCATCATGGGGATCATCAATTGTAGCCCCGAATCTTTTTTTTCCGGATCCTATGTTCCGGGAAGTGCTGTCCGTGACCGTGCCTTCACGATGATCGACGAGGGCGCGGATATCGTCGACGTGGGTGCGCGGTCCACCGCACCGGGATCGGTGCCGATCACGGTTGCGGAAGAGATCGAAAGGATTGAAACCGCCCTTTCCGAACTCGACGGCAGCGGCATCGCGGTCTCGGTGGACACGATGTACCCCGAGGTGCTCGAGGCCTGCCTGCGCCACGACATCCATTTGATCAACGACATCAGCGGCCTCTCGAACCCGGCGTACGCACGCCTCGCGGCCGATTCCGACCTGCCGGTCGTGGCCATGGCGACCGGTCGCCTCCCCGGCGACCCGAAGGGGACGAAGGCGACTCTCGCCGCGCTCGGTCAGGTGACAGAGCGCGCTCGCGCCGCCGGGATCGAGGGCCTGATCCTCGACCCCGCGGTCGGTCGGTGGACACCGGAACGGACCTATGCGGACGACTGGGAACTCTGCCGCAACTTCGGCAGGTTTAAAGCAGCAGGGTACCCGATCCTCCTTGCGATCTCGCGCAAGTCCTTCATCGGCGACCTGATCGGCCGGCCGTCGGAGGAGCGCCTCGCGGCCACCCTCGCACTGACGGCGAATCTCCTCCCGGACGCAGACATGGTGCGGACCCACGACGTGGCGGCGACGCACGATGCGGTCCGTGTCATCAGACATATGGAGCGATCACTATGA
- the folD gene encoding bifunctional methylenetetrahydrofolate dehydrogenase/methenyltetrahydrofolate cyclohydrolase FolD, with protein sequence MILDGKVLSEKRLELLKEKIEESGLYPHLATVLVGSDPASQMYVRMKHRACERVGIGSVRIELPETATTQEVLQAVERLNNDPEISGILVQLPLPQQVDTEKVINAVLPEKDVDGFHPVNVGKLFAGQPQFVPCTPGGIMTMLSEYGIPIAGRNAVVVGRSVDVGRPMAALLLNADATVTICHSKTVDLPAIVQRADILVSAIGRARFVKAEMVKEGAVVIDVGINHDENGKLCGDVDFDAVAEKASAITPVPGGVGPMTIATLMENTFKAEQARSCNPVL encoded by the coding sequence ATGATTCTCGACGGCAAGGTCCTATCGGAGAAGAGGCTCGAACTCCTCAAGGAAAAGATCGAGGAGTCGGGGCTCTACCCCCACCTCGCCACGGTTCTGGTGGGCAGCGACCCGGCCTCGCAGATGTATGTCCGGATGAAGCACCGGGCATGCGAACGGGTCGGCATCGGATCGGTCCGCATCGAACTCCCTGAGACGGCGACGACGCAGGAAGTCCTCCAGGCGGTCGAACGCCTCAACAACGACCCCGAGATCTCAGGGATCCTGGTGCAGCTCCCCCTGCCGCAGCAGGTGGACACGGAGAAGGTGATCAACGCCGTCCTCCCTGAGAAGGACGTCGACGGCTTCCACCCGGTGAATGTCGGGAAACTCTTCGCCGGTCAGCCGCAGTTCGTGCCCTGCACACCTGGGGGCATCATGACGATGCTCTCCGAGTACGGGATCCCGATCGCCGGCAGGAACGCCGTCGTCGTCGGGCGGAGCGTGGACGTCGGGAGGCCGATGGCCGCCCTGCTCCTCAACGCCGACGCTACGGTGACGATCTGCCACTCGAAGACCGTGGACCTCCCCGCAATCGTGCAAAGAGCCGACATCCTGGTCTCCGCAATCGGCAGGGCCAGGTTCGTGAAGGCCGAGATGGTGAAAGAGGGAGCGGTCGTCATCGACGTCGGCATCAACCATGACGAGAACGGAAAACTCTGCGGCGATGTCGACTTCGATGCTGTCGCGGAGAAGGCTTCAGCCATCACCCCGGTGCCGGGCGGCGTCGGGCCCATGACCATTGCAACCCTCATGGAAAACACCTTCAAGGCCGAACAGGCGAGGTCATGCAATCCTGTGCTGTGA
- the glyA gene encoding serine hydroxymethyltransferase, with protein MSSLASTDPELTEIIEKERLRQTNGLELIASENVVSKAVIEAAGSILTNKYAEGYPGKRYYGGCEYYDMIENLARDRLCQLFGAEHANVQPHSGSGANMAVYFATIKYGDKIMSMKLSEGGHLSHGSPVSFSGKMYNVVQYGVDHETEVIDYAALADMARKEKPQMIVCGASAYPREIDFKAFGEIAEDVGASCMADIAHIAGLVATGLHNSPLDVLPFTTTTTHKTLRGPRGGAIMCRKEDAQAIDKAVFPGLQGGPLMHIIAAKAVCFKEALTPSYTDYCKQVVKNAKTLAATLDSEGLRLVSGGTDNHLMLLDLSDKGLTGLQAENALHDAGITVNKNTIPRETLSPFVTSGLRIGTPAVTSRGMKEEEMKQIGHFIATVLNDIENKEKIAGVRKDVETLASKFPIYAVIE; from the coding sequence ATGTCTAGTCTTGCCAGTACTGATCCAGAACTCACGGAAATTATCGAAAAAGAGCGCCTCAGGCAGACAAACGGCCTTGAACTTATCGCATCGGAAAATGTCGTATCGAAGGCCGTCATCGAAGCCGCAGGCTCGATCCTGACCAACAAGTATGCCGAAGGATACCCGGGGAAGCGGTATTACGGCGGCTGCGAATACTACGACATGATCGAGAACCTCGCACGGGACCGTCTTTGCCAGCTCTTCGGCGCGGAGCATGCGAACGTCCAGCCCCACTCGGGCTCAGGCGCCAACATGGCCGTCTACTTCGCCACCATCAAGTACGGCGACAAGATCATGTCCATGAAGCTCTCCGAGGGCGGCCACCTTTCCCACGGTTCGCCGGTGAGCTTCTCCGGCAAGATGTACAATGTCGTCCAGTACGGCGTGGATCATGAGACCGAGGTCATCGACTACGCGGCCCTGGCCGACATGGCACGGAAAGAGAAGCCGCAGATGATCGTCTGCGGCGCCTCGGCTTACCCGCGCGAGATCGACTTCAAGGCCTTCGGCGAGATCGCCGAGGACGTCGGGGCCTCCTGTATGGCCGACATCGCCCACATCGCGGGCCTTGTCGCCACCGGCCTCCACAACTCCCCGCTGGACGTCCTCCCCTTCACCACGACGACCACTCACAAGACCCTCCGCGGCCCCCGCGGCGGCGCGATCATGTGCCGCAAAGAAGACGCACAGGCCATCGACAAGGCAGTCTTCCCCGGCCTGCAGGGCGGCCCCCTGATGCACATCATCGCCGCCAAGGCGGTCTGCTTCAAAGAAGCGCTCACCCCCTCGTACACGGACTACTGCAAACAGGTCGTCAAGAACGCAAAGACCCTCGCCGCTACCCTCGACTCCGAAGGGCTGCGCCTTGTCTCCGGCGGCACCGACAATCACCTCATGCTCCTCGACCTCTCTGACAAGGGCCTGACCGGCCTGCAGGCCGAGAACGCCCTGCACGACGCCGGGATCACCGTGAACAAGAACACAATCCCGCGCGAGACCCTCTCCCCCTTCGTGACCAGCGGTCTGCGGATCGGCACCCCGGCCGTCACCTCCCGCGGCATGAAAGAAGAAGAGATGAAGCAGATCGGGCACTTCATCGCCACCGTCCTCAACGACATCGAGAACAAGGAGAAGATCGCAGGGGTGAGGAAGGACGTCGAGACACTTGCGAGCAAATTCCCCATCTACGCGGTAATCGAATGA